The sequence TATCTAAGTTTTGATTGTTCCATGCAGCATATGGCTGGActacaatacaacacaaaataagaTAGTTAAAAACGGGACTTTGGATTAAAAGGGACAAATAAGTTTCCAATTATGTGAGAGTCcttcaagtttttaaaattagATCAGAGGgacaatttttttgagttttttttttaagtttttcgtTCCAACAACTTCTctcagttgttgaacaactttgatagttgttcgaTAACTATGCGaagttgttgagacaactaatgCAGTTGTCAAACAACAATTCTAGTTGTTCGAccgactttatttttttaatttggggaCATTGTGGGAACCacttatcctttttttaattaaagactcGGGAGGTTCTATAAGACTCATTTTTCTCGTTAAAAACATTTACATACAAGATGACATATAAAGAAACAAGATGATATACAAGAACAAAGGGAAAGACTAAGAACAGACCTTCTCATCGTGAGAGAACTTGCACGCAGCACCGGGATTGCATTCACCCCTCTGGAAAGCGCAACAGACCCCTCGCTCCTCCCTTTTTCTCCTCTCCGTGTCTTCAtcctcttcttcttgttgtttctTTTTATAGTTGGAAACATGATCAACTCTGATTCCCCTACCCCAAAGTTGTGCACGGTTTAAGTTATCCACGGCGAGAATTGTACTCCTTTGATCCTCAAAAGCGACAAAAGCGAATCCTTTAGACTTTCCTGTACCTTTATCTCTAACAAGATTGAGATCAACAACCTCCCCATACTGAGCAAAAACAGCGAGAACGTCACCCTCAGTGAAGTCAAAAGGTATGCCGCCAACGAATACATAAGCTGAATCTTTGTATGTGGCTTGCCAGGATGCCTCATCAGAGATTCCCAAAGATGCTTCTTTTGCATTAATATTCTGAATACGCTTTGCTAGTGTCAACGGATTCATCGCTCGCAGGTATCAATAGGTTTAAATCCTAGGTTTCAAATTTATTTAacgaaaaaaattcaaaaatatccctaactatctaaaatagttttaaaatatcctCATTACATTTTTTGCTCAAAAtacctccgttaaatatttgactcaaaaatatctcGAAATTCCACTAAGGACGTCACCTCAATAAAAATAGCTACCTGAACATTCCACATCACCGTCCACGTGtataatccctttttaaaatcCTTCAGCCCATAGCCCATAAGCCCATaagatcaaattttgaattgCGGTTTAAAATTCCAGCGAATTCGACCCCAAAGAAATAGCATATCCTTCTTGTTATCACAGCAGGTGTGATTAGCGAAAATGTTGTGTTATCAATTCtatgtttcttgatttttcagcgaagggaaaaaggaaaaagacctGCATACAAGCGTTACAAAAGCATCGTGGATCCCTTTGTCAATCGGATTCAACCTAAAGGACTAGCGGCTCAGgctcatcatcattatcatccaaTCTGTGTGACACTTCTTACTGGAAGAGGATAAAAGCTGCACAGAAAATTTTGATGACAATTTTGTGATTGGACATGGAGGTTTCGGTAATGTGTTCAAAGGGTACATAGACAACGGCGCAACTATAGTTTCGTCAAAGTAAGGAGTTTGCGAGTTTGAAACAGAGATTCACATGTTATCAAAGCTAAAGCTAAGACGTCTGCATTTGGTATCCTTAATTGGATATTCTGATGATAACAATgagatgatttttatttataattacaTGGCTCATGGAACTCTTCGTGATCAAATCACTTGTACAGAACTTATAATGCTCCTTTTCATGGAGGAAACATCTTGAGATTTGCATTGTTGCAAAAAAAAGCTTATGGGTTGataattttaaaagagataatgCATCAAATACCCTAAATTTATTTCTACAACTTACTTTTAACACTTAAACTAagcttctatttatttattcttttaccatcttttaaagtgaattaatttcccCTTATGCTGACAtggcattttttaaaaatagaaaaaaaataaaaaattaaatggcaCATCAGCATAAGGAgagtaattaattatttaaagtggataaataaacgaaagttaaatTTAAGTGATAAAGTAAGTTGTGAAGATAAGTTCAGAAGGTTTTGATGCATTATctcattttaaaaagggattataCATGTGGATAGTGACATAAAATGTCTAGGTGACTATTTTTATTCGGGTGGCATCTTTAGTAGAATTTCATTAGAAGGAGGAATATTTTTGAGttaaatatttaattgagagATGTTTTTGAGCTAAAAAACTAACGAGGGATACTTTTaagttatttaaaataattcaggatatttttgaacctttttgtttatttaatcaAGAAAAAACTAAGCTCCGTTAACTAATTAACCTAGATTTTCGACGGCGTGATTTCGTACTTGGTTAATCCGATCCACACATTTCTGGACCCGCTCTTTAGATTAATTATGCGGAGAAAGACAAATTAAGGGCTACTTATATTGTCATGCGATTACTAGACTAATTGGTACTAAGAtaattgatgatataaattagtttcaaaataaatttataccATTAATcagattttaaaaatatagtacaaatttaattaatgaatatacacTTTATCCGCGTACCAAAATGGAGTACAAAGTGCATAATACTTTGTCCATTATAAACGAACTAGAGGAGCATGTCCCGTGTCAGCATGAACatattaagatattttgattataTACGATAAGTTAGATTGATATCAATTTCACTTAtgaattataaaaatatgaatacgCAAAATATATTAACTACTTAATAGTATTTTTTAAGGAGTCAAATTATCTCACAAGATAATTATAAATAACTTACTCATATGAATAGCAAAATTTGATGCATTTGAAGTTTAGTTCTTTAGTCATATAACTGAGATTTGTTACgtataaaatatgagattaaaattgatacataagacttgacacCTATTGTATAAAATAGATATTGattgttgaaaaaatttaagtgttgtcttatcattgcatattacatcacataTCGGTTGcaattaataactcaaaattccATTGTATTTCCCCAATAAGCCGATATAAACATCCTTTGCTTTCATTTCTCTTTGTCTTTTATTTATCAACTTGTTATTTGAAGTTACATTaaactaatattttaaatttaaactttaagtattttgaaaattacaaaaaaaatgttAAGTTACCATCggtcatattaatttaagttatttgactttgagaacgcgataaaacatgttatttgactttgagaacacaATAAAACATACTTTTGTAAATGTTTTAtcaaactttacttttgtatACGTTCCTTCCATTGAAACGTAGAAGTCGTTTGTTAGAGTTTATAGAAATAGTTTTGAATAGAATGTATTGGTAATGTTTGCATCAATAATGCTGATATTATTTATGgtaacattatttcttatacactgttTAATGTGTTGTATTAGAACTTACTTTtttaatcttgatatatttaaacaaaagtttgaaaaaaaaaagattgcatatacattctaagattcatccAGGATCCAGCACaggttcaatatatgttattttttatctcaatttatgtgacactaatagaatttagataatcaatcatactttcaatatgtatttagataatttattctgttaacaattgtaatttataatattttttatgtaattttcaaataatatattacttttcttatcaaaacttttgtggcattaatagtcaattatatttttaaaataatttaagcttttaattattgtgatttataatacttttcttctattccaatttaagtgacactaatataattttgaaagacaatcaaatattttatattttaaaatttttttcaattgttaattattgtgatttatagtatttttacatttttgaaatatataacagattaaattatttttagatattttaaattgttaactatggtaatttataatacttttcatgTAGCTTtttaataatacatgttactcttcTTGTCCAGAATTTTGTGTCATCGAcaaccaattatatttttaaaataatttaaatatttaattattgtaatttataatatttttctattttaatttaagtggaaCAATGTTTAGatactcataataattaattagggatgatatagtaaaatcacaattgaagcagcgaagcataagtgtcttaaatgacttacaacaattaattaaaagtgacatagcaaaataactataaaaaatactcgtgaaaaaaatttaagtgggctTCATATATGACGtgagttaatttaaaatatcaagagttaatttatcatttttgtatctgttttatattttttattaaatattattaattttttattacttaaatgacctataataattaattagggtggtatttagtaaaactatggttgaaatagctgaagtagacatatcataaatgtctattttacctttttgattaaatattattaatttttgaatacataaattacaataataataattaattaggggtgatatagtaaaatcacggttgaagcagctgaaacagacatgttataaatatttattttatttttttaaaattaaatattattaattttttaatacatattgacttacaataattaattaaggatgatataataaaatcacaaattggatattattaatttttcaatatataaataacttataataattaattagagtgatacagtaaaattacgattgaagcagatTTGTCATAactatctattttaatttttaattaaatattattaatttttaatatataaataacttaaaataattaattagggatgatataatacgGAGCAAGTAACTTGCTGAAGCTGGCATGTCAAAACTACtgcttctatataatagaaaaaattacatattaaCTAAATTAGAATACTATATAACAAGAAATTTGtaacaaaatatttatatctaaattaaaaataatgtattaattattaaaaaaaatttatatataatttattggttcgatttgatatttttagaataaaatcaaatcaaacccaaatagtattgatttttaattgattttgcgAAACCAAACCATGAACAGCCTAGTTGGAAGTTCGACTTCTACTGTCCCAATTATAGTTGGAAGTTTCGAAGTTCAACTTCGAAACTTTCCGTTGTATTATTGGTCTTTGCCATTGGGGCCAAGCCCAAGGAATCTATGGGCCTGAACAGCCAAAAGATGAGGGGGAAATATCATAAACGAcaattcaaattaaactattttcatgaaaatagtcatgaaatttaaattttattttctagtcATTTCAATTTCTTGACTTGTTCTATATCATTTCtacacaatttttatatatataaatattctattcgaaaattatacagttttgatacacagtttatataataattgtattgttttttacacattttatacaacaaatatataatttttatacattttctatatattttcatatatatatatatatatatatttgatagaactatataatttttatacatatatcttatataaatatatattctatataacaattataccgtttttatataattatatttaattactatttctaaacaataacaaaaaaaagaatatttttcagttaaaaaattatattaaaaaaaaactgaaacattttaaaagggccgaatgacccaagttgaaaagtgtatcagtattgtatatggactgtattagtattgtatatggactataTCTGAACTACATGAgtcaaaatgatccaaattaggaaatgactataaagtaATAATAGCTGACACGACAGGCCACTTTTTAGCAAATTCtcaaatttagattatttatttttaaaagtgctAGACAGTGTTCTTTTTTCAAAGATAAGGGACAAAATTTAATGCGTATAACCGAGAATAGATCCAAATTTTCAATGTTCCATGATCAATGAGAGTCGTGTATTGTATATCTCCATGACAAAGTCTAACAATATGGGGTAAGTTGTTAAATTTCCATGGCAAAGAAATTCAATCGTCACTGGTAATATTTGAAATGAAAacgaataaatatattttaaactatgataaattttacatatatatatattgtcatactagtttaggtgtatgcgccttgcgcgtgtacctcattttagtgagttcaaatattacattaaataggatatttgtttaaataataaagatgaatataataattaaatttaatatcttttgagtatgtaaagatgaagaatttatttattaaccctaatctttaccaaaaatttttttaaaagcctATCGACATTCATTTACTACATGTAATTTGCAACAAAACAGTACaataatagagacatcaaaataatacaattaaatctaatctttacacacaatttttttttcaaagtcgtccgacactcatctaccacctgaaaacaataacaaaataatacgataatagagatatcaaaataatacaactaaacctaacctttacgtaaaaaaatttctcaaagccgaccaacatttatctatcacctgtaaactgcaacaaaataatacgataaaagtgatatcaaaataatacaattaaacataaattttacacacaaaaatctCTCAAAGATGATCGAGATTCAGCTACTAACAGTAatctaccacaaaataacaaaccattagagatattacgataatacaattaaacctaatctttacctaaaaaggttttcaaagccgacccacattcatctatcatatgtaaattaaaataaaacaataagataataaagatatcaaaacaatacaattaaacctaacttttacacaagaaattaTTCAAAGCcaaccgatatatatatatatatatatatatatatatatatatatatatatatNNNNNNNNNNNNNNNNNNNNNNNNNNNNNNNNNNNNNNNNNNNNNNNNNNNNNNNNNNNNNNNNNNNNNNNNNNNNNNNNNNNNNNNNNNNNNNNNNNNNatatatatatatatatatatatatatatatacacacacacacacacacatgttgaattctattatgctaacAAAAACTGTggagaagttgagggttagaaaatcaagcatctagCAATCTAGCCATGCAATCGAATCAatttagatgaacatcaatcatattctcccaatgggcaaatcggtttgttctctagtttaacgtacatctcaatatttatagaaatattttcttaatagagtcttattttagaagtatttttttaattgaatagtagaaagaaaaatattaattaattcgcTTACCATATATTTAAggagtcctatatattttaggaagtctagtaaaaagaaaaatattaattaattctcctactaCATATTTTAGGAgccccatatattttaggaagccTGGttattataacaaaaaataattaaataataaattaaaaaatagtgaaaagacagtttggtctaaagaagagtcttttaatgaagggcaaaaagctcaaatcacttttaatatattacagataaagattatagatatagattatatatatatatatatatatatatatatatatatatatatatatatatatatatatatatataaattatagatatagctTATAGGTAGATATAGATTTAcggtataaaaaatttaaacttaacTACTCAAAACCCCAAACCAAATTAAAGACACAATGTTAATATATTTATGGCAAAATGctcttctggacccctgtactatgtcggttttgtaagttgaacacttctacttacatgtttgtcatctgaacccttgaactcatttaaaaataatattttgcatCCTTTGACTGTTGACCTTGCTGATGTGGCATTGAAATGATGACTAGGACAAAagagtgtagtcactcgcctGTAGGTgtgagtgggggtcaatttttgatcaattttatattaaaataatttaaaaataaataaaaaacattaaatttgaaaaaaaaatataaaaaggatcCTTtgtttccctccatcttttttaatttaaaaataattttaaaaatttaaaaataaatttaaataaataaaaatatttttttcctcccCCAACCTGTCCCCACACCCACACCCCACccagccccatcccaccccaccccaagCCCCTTCCagctccccaccccaccccaccccaacacccgTCCAGCCCtttcccccacccccaccctagCCCATCCCCCTCTCCCTCCCACATACCCGACCAGCCCATTCTCACCCCACCTCAGCCCCGTCCCCACACCCCACCAACCCCGTCCAGCCCCACCCCCAACACCTTCCAGCCTCCACACCCTACCCCAATACTCTTCCAGCCCCCCTCCCCCACcaccttcactttttattttttattttaatttttcctcaattcaactttttattttatttttttttgaattaaaatttaaatttgaaatctttttatttttggggattaaaatttaaatttgaattgaaagtgagtgatagtgaatattgaaaaaaaatagtgaatttcgcttgaaaaattaaacattttgtgaatttgttaaatatattcaaatttaaaaatcaaaaatttattatgtttgtatatatgaatttatagttaaaaatttaaattagttggagaagaattttaattatttggaatggatttgatgtttaatttgtgagcaaaaataaaaacatgattattcaaaattttcttatttaattaaattaattttaatatttaatttattatttagcatttaaaaaatgacttgaaatttaacataataatttttttattttttattttttattttttaaatgacgtggcagGTGACTTAGCAGATGGTGTGGCAGACGCGGCAGCTTAcgtggggagagtgtgttacactcaccaaaaaagggtttaaaatattgctttttagtgggttcaggggtctagatgacaaacatgtagtaaaagtgtccaacttacaaaaccgacatagggTCGAGAAGATTACAAGGGTCGAGAAGAGTATTTTTCCTATATTATTTATGGTATAGAATAATTCTGAACATAAACAAATCGTGGGAAGCTATATTTTACTCcttaaatagttttattttctcttaccatatagtttactcaaatagttttatgaaaaaaagttttagttgtcattaattatgatgacttctaatatGGAAAGatatttaccataaatatatttaattaatttttaattgttagatattaaatattagaaaaaatagtgaaaagacgattttgtttaaagcacagacttttaatgaagggcaaaaagttcaaatcacatatttaagggccttcacacttttaatatattataaattttggatacATATATCCTCCTACCGTTAATGAAATGATACATATATGTCTCTCACACTAACGGTAGAGGCATATGTGTACCTGTGACGAAGGGTATATACTTACCCTTTATCATAGTTCGGGAATACATTTGtccctttttcattttaatttcttatcccaaataattaattcaaaccCACTACCCGATCCAATAAACCCATAGAACCCGATTTCAAACCAATTCAACTcgatctctattttttatttcaaacccGATACTCCCTCTGTGTTTTCTATTAACCGTGCACTCCAATCAGAATTGCAGTGCTTGATCGCTGCTGATAGTTGGTATTTACGGGTTGGAGAGAGTGGATATTAGTTCGGAGCTACGGGTTTGCCAATGGTTTGTCAATAAAGTATTTTCGATTCGACAAAGATGGTGGCTATGTGGTTTGACCGCTGGTGGGTAGTGTTTTCAAAGGGATTTCACTGGAAACTGAAACACATGGGTTCCAATTTCCTTGGTGTTGTTTTTGAGTGTTAtgagttaatgattttttttgaaaaattgataataGTGAAGTTAAATTTGTGGgtgtattttttcaattgaaatgaAGGAGATGGTGTAATTAGTTGTTGTTTATTGTGCTGTTGTTATTGTTAATGGAAAATTAGAAGAGGGTGGTTGTTATTCTTGGTGGGTGTTACTGTGTGTGTATATTATCGTTA comes from Capsicum annuum cultivar UCD-10X-F1 chromosome 2, UCD10Xv1.1, whole genome shotgun sequence and encodes:
- the LOC107860224 gene encoding zinc finger CCCH domain-containing protein 42-like isoform X2, with product MNPLTLAKRIQNINAKEASLGISDEASWQATYKDSAYVFVGGIPFDFTEGDVLAVFAQYGEVVDLNLVRDKGTGKSKGFAFVAFEDQRSTILAVDNLNRAQLWGRGIRVDHVSNYKKKQQEEEDEDTERRKREERGVCCAFQRGECNPGAACKFSHDEKRAANTGWGAEEDRSPRWPHDKVEDSRKDRRSGKWSRLPRPDYR
- the LOC107860224 gene encoding zinc finger CCCH domain-containing protein 42-like isoform X1 is translated as MNPLTLAKRIQNINAKEASLGISDEASWQATYKDSAYVFVGGIPFDFTEGDVLAVFAQYGEVVDLNLVRDKGTGKSKGFAFVAFEDQRSTILAVDNLNRAQLWGRGIRVDHVSNYKKKQQEEEDEDTERRKREERGVCCAFQRGECNPGAACKFSHDEKRAANTGWGAEEDRSPRWPHDKVEDSRKDRRSGKWSRLPRPDYRAGRSRRKREVITKKMSWREDLGGMMTYKNQGKLLREDPRGMMI